The Pseudomonadota bacterium genome has a segment encoding these proteins:
- a CDS encoding HAMP domain-containing protein has product MTVKFRYTLQRTMITYLLLIGFAAVMVGMEFVIETSGSEFRELWQAHSEQTVGQAINDQDVFQPLVTLRNKMILMLGIIMSVVVIVLTMFIKNITRPLQYMIETSREISMGDLSRTIRIDTDNELAELGNVINEMSSNLQEIIHFSLNTCAAGKELIAETASLLNRDSPPAEALFTAGENLALLDQQLAKLREVINCFEFYTIDQPPHV; this is encoded by the coding sequence ATTGGTTTTGCGGCTGTCATGGTGGGGATGGAATTCGTCATCGAAACCTCCGGCAGTGAATTTAGAGAACTCTGGCAGGCCCACAGCGAACAGACCGTCGGCCAGGCCATCAACGACCAGGACGTTTTTCAACCCTTGGTCACGCTCAGAAATAAAATGATTTTAATGCTCGGCATTATCATGTCGGTGGTGGTAATTGTCTTAACGATGTTTATCAAAAACATCACGCGCCCGCTGCAATACATGATCGAAACCTCCAGGGAGATATCCATGGGCGATCTCAGTCGGACAATTCGTATCGACACCGACAATGAACTGGCGGAGCTGGGAAACGTCATCAATGAAATGTCGAGCAACCTTCAGGAAATCATCCATTTTTCACTTAACACCTGCGCCGCCGGGAAAGAACTGATTGCCGAAACGGCGAGCCTGCTGAACCGGGATTCCCCGCCGGCCGAGGCATTATTCACCGCCGGAGAAAACCTGGCGCTTCTCGATCAGCAATTGGCGAAACTGAGAGAAGTTATCAACTGTTTTGAATTTTATACCATCGACCAACCGCCGCATGTTTAG
- a CDS encoding sulfite exporter TauE/SafE family protein, with protein sequence MFSYWAAFPAGIVIAMISSIVGIGGGILWMPFLLIALKLTPEISVLTSLAIQTVGMGSGGLAYLRQKRVDLRLTSIMLAATAPGVMIGARLTGAISPKHTEMIIGLLAMATAFLFVSSNRKYDNQGDLRAETGKTGKYLPLISLMAVFSGMLSVSIGEWIIPLMHNKMNLRMSTAIATSVMTIFGVCLLGVLFHLGLGHHPCWQALAWAAPGVLLGGQLGPAISERINERLLKEIFIFFLTLVGIHLIYNAF encoded by the coding sequence ATGTTTAGTTACTGGGCCGCTTTCCCGGCCGGCATCGTTATCGCCATGATCTCTTCGATAGTCGGCATCGGCGGAGGCATTCTCTGGATGCCGTTTCTTTTGATCGCGCTGAAATTAACGCCGGAAATTTCCGTGCTTACCTCCCTGGCAATTCAGACCGTCGGCATGGGGTCGGGAGGTTTGGCCTATCTTCGGCAAAAGCGAGTTGATTTAAGATTGACGAGCATCATGCTCGCGGCCACCGCTCCCGGCGTCATGATCGGCGCCCGCCTGACCGGGGCCATCAGTCCCAAGCATACCGAGATGATCATCGGGCTGCTGGCGATGGCGACCGCCTTCCTCTTCGTTTCCTCGAACCGGAAATATGACAATCAAGGAGACTTGCGGGCCGAAACCGGTAAAACCGGAAAATACCTGCCCCTCATCTCCCTGATGGCGGTCTTCAGCGGCATGCTGAGCGTCAGCATCGGGGAATGGATAATTCCGCTCATGCATAACAAGATGAACCTAAGGATGAGCACGGCGATCGCGACCAGCGTCATGACGATTTTCGGCGTTTGTCTTCTGGGAGTGCTTTTTCATCTGGGACTGGGGCATCACCCCTGCTGGCAGGCGCTGGCCTGGGCCGCGCCCGGAGTTCTGCTCGGCGGCCAGTTGGGCCCGGCCATCAGCGAACGGATTAATGAAAGATTGCTGAAAGAGATTTTTATCTTTTTCCTGACGCTCGTCGGCATCCATTTAATTTACAACGCTTTCTGA